The Kwoniella mangroviensis CBS 8507 chromosome 1 map unlocalized Ctg02, whole genome shotgun sequence genome window below encodes:
- a CDS encoding biotin synthase: MPALASKALRPTLIAPLVRGTRGHAVAVDPPYLPPNPTANTSSQARPRYVDGDVRHDWRRSEIQKIFDAPLMETIYRAATVHRMHQDASRIQLCTLMNIKTGGCTEDCKYCSQSSSYKTPTKASRLIDIEPVLKAAREAKENGSTRFCMGAAWRDLAGKKSGFEKILKMVSEVRGMGMEVCTTLGMLSPDQARRLKEAGLSAYNHNLDTSREFYPEVITSRTYDDRLATIEAVREAGISVCSGGILGLGEQDEDRVGLIHEVSRLPQHPESFPVNTLVPIEGTPLEKNDPVGVHTVLRTIATARIVLPRTIIRLAAGRHTFSETEQAMAFMAGANAIFTGERMLTTPCSGWDEDKAMLGRWGLRGQRSFEDSESVSTTPMMTKEQQALHGVSY, translated from the exons ATGCCAGCCTTAGCTAGCAAAGCACTTCGACCGACCCTAATTGCACCTTTGGTGAGGGGTACAAGAGGGCACGCAGTGGCCGTCGATCCACCTTACCTCCCTCCCAACCCCACTGCCAACACCTCGTCTCAAGCTAGGCCAAGATACGTTGATGGGGATGTCAGACATGATTGGAGGAGATCAGAGATCCAGAAAATCTTCGATGCGCCTTTGATGGAAACCATCTACAGAGCT GCAACTGTCCATAGGATGCATCAGGATGCTTCGAGGATCCAATTATGTACTTTGATGAACATCAAGA CCGGTGGATGTACAGAAGACTGTAAATACTGCTCTCAGTCATCATCCTACAAAACCCCAACAAAAGCATCAAGGTTAATCGATATTGAACCTGTGTTGAAAGCTGCTAGGGAAGCTAAGGAGAATGGTTCAACGAGATTCTGTATGGGCGCTGCCTGGAGGGATTTGGCGGGTAAGAAGAGTGGTTTCGAGAAGATCTTGAAGATGGTCAGCGAGGTTAGAGGGatgggtatggaag TATGTACCACACTAGGTATGCTCTCGCCAGACCAAGCTCGACGATTGAAAGAAGCTGGTTTGAGCGCGTACAACCACAACCTCGACACTTCTAGAGAATTCTACCCAGAG GTCATTACATCCCGTACATACGATGATCGATTGGCTACTATCGAAGCAGTGCGAGAAGCTGGTATCTCCGTTTGTTCAGGTGGTATTTTGGGTTTGGGAGAACAGGACGAAGATAGAGTGGGATTGATCCATGAGgtttcgag ATTACCACAACACCCCGAATCGTTCCCTGTTAATACGCTTGTTCCTATCGAAGGTACTCCATTGGAAAAGAATGAC CCTGTCGGAGTCCACACTGTCCTCCGAACCATCGCTACTGCCCGTATAGTTTTACCCCGGACTATTATCAGGTTGGCTGCCGGACGACACACCTTCTCAGAGACCGAACAGGCTATG GCATTCATGGCAGGAGCCAACGCGATTTTTACCGGAGAACGAATGCTCACCACTCCATGTTCAGGATGGGACGAGGATAAAGCGATGTTGGGTAGATGGGGTCTGAGAGGTCAGAGATCATTCGAAGATTCAGAATCGGTATCTACCACAccgatgatgacgaaggaACAACAAGCTTTACATGGTGTAAGCTATTAG